CAGGTGTCTCAATGCAATTGTGCAGTGCCTACCCTAATCTGATTCAACGAAATGAATGCAACTGTGCATGCACTTCATCACAAATGGGGCACAGTTGTACTAAGTATTTTCAAAgtctgaattagagagggtctaAAGAAGGGCAACTTAGCtagtaaagggcatggaaagtctcagttatgaagaaagactggccacgttgggttgtttacactggagaagaggtgcttaatggggaatatgataactatgtataaatatataaagggatcatataataacctctctaatgcttctTCTAAAGAAAGGAGATTCCATCTCtatattgggattttttttttgctgtgagagCTGTggaaagttgtggaattctctccctaaagAGAAGTTGTACTAGCAAATACATTAGATAAGAAGGAGTTGGATGGAAAAGACAGGGttactgaaaatagctcttagtacaggttgatccagggactggtccaattgccatcttggagtcaggaaggaattctcTCCCCCTTTAAGGctaattggagaggcttcagaaggggtttttttgccttcctctggaccttccagttaggcaggtttcatatagatatGCCAGGTTGAACctaatggatgtgtgtcttttttcaacctaacttactgtgtcTTCTGGGTGTCATTTCCGGCGTTAAGGATGCAAGTAACGGATGAACCCTATACTTTTGGTGCAACTGAAATGTAGCAATCGACACTAGGTGCTATGGGAGCCCTGGAGATAAcacctggtccagaggtggtggtagctctggGGTTCCCAGTTGTACGGAAgcccaagtacctttaatgaaagtggttttacgtgcAACTGATGTGGGGGAAATGGTGGGGACCATACTAACGCTTGCAAATGTAAATGAGCCATCTTAGCTGCTTTTCCTGCTGGACTAGAATTCAGTTGCAAAGCCTTTATAAAACTGCATGTTATCAGACAACCCTTATATCACTAGAACGTTAGCACGTAGCTCCAACATACACCCGTGCTGTACATTAACctcatttttaatacattttttttatcttttagttAAAGTACCTTCCTTGGGACTACAACGTTTCTGTCATTGCCAATCTACAACCAGTAAGTTCATCTTTAACaactttattacattacaaaaagaCTTCAAAACAGCTTTTACACACACAGCGATGCCTCATGTTTTTTCATGTCCAAAAGTTTATGAGAGGACGAAAGCTAAACAGGTCGacctgcaaaatgcattttattgccaTATTTTGACCTCCAATGGTGTTTATAAAGTATGAAACACATGCTTCCCAAAAACACCATAAATGTTTCCCACAACTGTTTGGTTCAAACCAAGTCTATAaagtacatttaaaggaacagtaacactaaaaaatgaaagtgtataaaagtaataacaatataatgtgctgttgccctgcattgctacaactggtgtgtttgcctcagaaagactactatagtttatataagtaagctgctgtgtagccatgggggcagccattcaaaggagaaaaggcacaggttacttagcagataacagacaaaccctcattatatggggcttgtctactagttatctgctatgtaacctgtgccttttctccttttttccagattgaatggctgcccccatggctacacagcagcgtatttatacagtatcttttctgtagcaaaaacaccagttttttgcagagcaacagcacattatattttaattactttaaaacactttaattttttgatgttactgttcctttaacaaggtGTGTGTCCATCTATGTGCAATACAGGTAATGTTACAGAAGGATCCTTTTATTTCTTCAATGCTTATGTAGCAGGACTGTGAAGTCCCATTAGATATGGATTCATTCATCtatgccaggggtgggcaaactttttggctcaagggccacattgacttacagatgggccgggccagcgttacgcccagggccgccatcagaaatcacggggcctctcagctcccccccagcatgctccccaacatcctccagctccccccccagcatgctTCAGCTCcaccaccagcatcctccagctccccccatcagcatcccacccagcatcctccagttccactccccagcatcctgcagctcccccccagcatcctcacgctccccccagcatcctcccaccagcatcctccatctttcccccccccccagcgacctacagcttcctgcggctccccccagctccatcctccaGTGCTTCGGTCTGCTTCCTCCGTCCTTCGGCTGCATCTGTCCCCCTGCTCCCCGTTGCATCAGAACACTTTTATGCGGTTGCACCCATGCATACTGACGTCATGTGCAAGCATGGGGCGCAACAAATCAGGAGTCGGcagccggattaaaaaggccaacggcctgtactttgcccacccctgatctatgcAGTCCTTTTCCAATGGTACTTTTAAACCTATCTGGCCAAATGTTGGGCCCTCCCTCCCAATGTGTCATTATCTCTTATTACCCCACATATAGCCAGCTTGACTTTGCAGTTTCAtccactaatgggcttatttatcaattttcgagtttgtcaattcgagtttgtttttgtaAATCGAATAAAAtcacatatcgaatgcttgcttatttattaatgaggaaaactcgttcaaataaaaaaaacaacaacaactcccattgacttctatagaaactcacaagcttttagatggcatatttttacatttgagtttctTGCACGTAATAAACACTGGACATTCGAGTTTTTtcaaccataattcaaattcaagtttttttagcgcAAGAGAACATGAATCCTGAAACAAAATCacacttgaatgttgataaatctcccccttagtgttcaCTTGCACTAAGGGCTCAATTTGTATAAAGGTATCTAGGAAGAGACCTCAAGGGGGATAAACTACATACATATATGCAGAGGTTgggatcagtgttggactggtcaTCTTAGGGACCACCAGTAaacctgacatccagggcccACTATTCAATTAAATGGAGCCAAATAGTATAGAGCTTATATTGGCTTATAGTGAAAATATGAATGATTTGACTAAATAAGCGAATGTTTAAACGAATGTCGAGAGACAAAGCTAATCTTATATAATATTAACCATATCTGTAGGCTTACTGCTacataaattataattataatgttGGGAGTCAACAAGTCAAGTGGTTATAGGTAAATGGTAGTTATTAATTCTAACAACTCTTTTCCAAGAATTATATCTAAATGTTACCAACCTTGCTTTATACTGTGTTACCCAACAGTTTcctaataaatgttattatttccAGCACAGCCAATGCTCTGATCTGTGGATGGTGTATTTCCTCAGAAAGGAACTGGTGAGAATAGAGGGTGTCTCAGGGGAAAGGCTGAAGGAGCAAGTAGCGGATATGCGGGGAGAGATGGAGTTTATTCAGACTGAATGTCATTTTAATGTAAGTAATCTGGggtatttttgtaaatatgtatcAATCTGCCATAGTGCCTCTATGTAGGTCTCTAAAAGTCAGCATTCCATATCTCTCTTATATGTACTCTATAAAACCTACCATGGTATAATAAacagataaaaaagaaaaaatagtggTGGGACCATATAGTCCTATGTAACTGAAGAATGTTCCAGGTTTGTGGAAATCGATAGGCAGGCCTTTGGGAAGCACCCATACATTCAACAATACCCTGCTGACATGGTCTAGAGGGGCTGAGTTGGCTTGTGTATGACCAGTTAATGAAGAACACATACCATATTGTAAAGTGTTTAATCTTCATGGGAAACTCCCCATTGgttgtttggtagccccatgtggattggcagcctgcagaaggctctgtttggcagtgctcatgatctttatgcctccaagtcaaacattcaaaaataagcacccgctttaaggccactgggagcaacatccaaggggctagTGAGcaacttgttggggatcactggcctagaggaGGAGGTAGAAGATGACTGTCTCTTGTGCTCTTGAACAGAAGAATGTGTTTCCTGAACCCACCGACCCAAATCTTCAAGCTCTGCAGGAGACCTAATGGGTTTTTCCCTCAAATTGCACCCTTACTGGCCTTCAGTCTGAGCTTATTTCTTCAAGTCCCCTAGGGGGATCAGGCCAACTGTTTAGGAACTGCTGTCAGACTTTATTATATATCAGTTGCAGAATATCAGCAAACACACAGCCCAGCATCGTATatcatataattataatataccTGCAGtatgtgaacttttttttttaggtctcaGAAGACTGCAGAATGCAGAAAAAGAATGTTACTGACTTTTTGGGCATAATGTCTTCCACAATGAATCACATGGCGGCTGGTAACAGAATTAAAGCCGATTTCTCCAGTTGCGCCATGATCCTCTGTAAAAAAGGTATTGAGTACTGCAATTCCAATGTAAAAAATAATCACTGTGTCCTTCAATTCATTGGTAATATTTCTACAGACAGACAGAATACTTAAGGCGAGGTCTCATATAAGTAGTTTATACAGTATAGCTTCCTGCTAATActttttcttatacaggtataggacacgttatccagaatgctcgggaccaagggtattccggataaggggtctttctgtactttggatcttcataccttaagtctactaaaaaatcaataaaacagtaattaaacctaataggattgttttggctctaataaggattatttatatcttagttgggatcaagtacaaggtgctgttttatttctacagagaaaaaggaaatcagttttaaaattctgaactatttgattaaaatggagtctatgggagacaggctctccgtaattcggagctttctggataacaggtttcctgataagggatctggCTTTTCTTTGTGCATCATTACCACTTCCGAATAATGTCACTCACTAAGCTTGTTGGAGTGTTAATACGGTTCaatttgttaaaaatatataacgGCCCTTTTTTACCAAAAGTTGTATCAAGAGAGCATTAAATGGGGAACACAAGCAATTGTATTAAACCATGGCTAAAGTTTGGGTTGCTTGCCTGACCAGGCTCAGACTGGAAATCAGAATAAGCCCTGCCATTTCAAGTGCAcacccaataaatattgactgtctgtggcatttgccagaattcacagattgccaatctgggtATCTGCCTGATATTTGACATTTGTATTGATTCTCCTCTCCTTTTTTATCATGGTTTGTTGCTTCCTATGAAATTAGCAATAGGGGACCTTCAGCCAGTACCTGTATTCTGTTTTTTGGGTGGCAACCAAACAGTGTCAGGTTTTGCACATGTTAAGGTTACAGAAATAGATATGGTGTCATTGTTGGATCAGTATACATAATgtattctatctatcatctatgtatctatcaaaGTTACATTAAATGAAATGGGTTAAAAATAGGTGCATATGTGCAGATCCACAGCTAATTTGTTTAGAGGATAGCACTGTACACCAATGAATGCTACCAACTAGGGTTTTCAACCAGCCGGTATCTTattggcctagccagtaaaacacctgccatgGCAGAAgtcggtattacaaatttaatttaaattaaactcTTGGTCCACCTCTTAAGACCCAATCCTCTCCAATTTTACCTGCTCTCTTTCCTGATCTCTCCTTAATCCGACCTAGACCTGTCCGGTGTGTCATACCTCTGCCCCTTTTGATGTTACTCTGCCCCCTTGCCCCTCCCCACCTCACAAACTACTCCCTTTTTTAAATGTGGCAACTCTGCTACCAACAGGGCCACCTTTGGAGCATATGACTAATAGTGGGCTAGACAAATTGTAAGGTACTGTATGGACAGAGGCCCCTTGGGCTTTCTTGCTTTTTAGCAGGCAAGGCAATATCTAGTCCATGTGGTGCTTACAGCAATAGTCATGGGAGAGGGACCCTGATCATGGCTGTATTTGGGTCTAGGGATTTTTGATGATGTCCCTGCCTAACAGTGCAGGCTTCTTTCATACTGGCCTATATAAACATTTGAGAACCATAATACATCCTCTGGCTAATTTATCTGGGCAGGAGGGTCACATGTTAGCTTAAACCATTACAGCTGTAAGTGAATATGTCTCCAGCATTGGTCCATGTTGCCCATGTGAGCAGAAATCTAGTCTCCTAGAAAAGCTTCTATTTCCCAGAAGTTGGTATTAGTATCCATTGCTGGAAACAACCATGGACATGCACAGTGGGATGGAATGATCCTTAGGTGGTGCAATTAGAAAGTGAAAGTGACTTTTAAtctttgtatttattctgctaaACTAATCTCTGTGCAAACAATTCTCTTCTCAAATACATTTCAttatggtatttttttccagtttttctgTTTGGTTAGGCAAGCAAATGTGGACAAGCACAGATTCCTAATATTTGACAGTTTAAACCCTCAAAAGAAAAGCAAACAGGACCATGACATTTTGTTGGACAGACCTATAATCCAATCATCACACTAATGATGAGCAGAGGAACGTCCagattatgtacagtatattttaaacaTGGGCAAGCCCAGCCAGGAAGGGTTGCAGGATGTTTTCTATAATGGGGGGGTGTGACCTTGATGTTAGGGGGTGGATCGGAGATGTcagtgggtggagctatgacATAGGTCAGTTTAGTGATGAGGTGTGTGTATGATAACAGATTCTTTACCTATCAGCAGAGAAATAGGGCTTAAATTGGTATTATGTATGTCtgtctcatctatctatctatctatctttctaacTAACTGTGTGTTTACGTACAATGTTGCAGTCAGGGGCTGCACATTAGTTACTgcttaattttatattttagccATTGCCAACAAACAAAGCCTCTAACGCTTAATGATCTACAGCTCACAGTAGCcaccaacagctggagggcttcAGGTTAGCTACCAATtacacaatttaataaaatatttaaagtaaTGGAAAATAACAAGCCTCTAGATGTCTATGAACAACAGCTTTCAGCAACCCCAGAGCTGTAGCTTGGGGAGTGCACAGATTATCTGGTTTTGAGCTACAAAACTTGGAAGCCATGTATCTGCATCCACATACTGCTTTACATGGATTCCAAAGGCGGAAGAAAGGTCGGGTTACTGGGGGCAAAGTGTATTGTTCGAGTGTTGGTGGTGACAAGTTAAGAGAAGACAAGGGACCAAGTTGTAGTTTCTTCTCCTTACTTTACTTCTACCACCCCCTCCTTCCCATTGCTGTACCATTTGTGTAATCTTATACTTTACAGTGGAGGGTACATCATTTCTTATATAAACAATGTTGGTGATATCACGTTAGCCCAATGATCATTCTGCAGTCCTCCTGCTGTTGTGGGACAATAACCAGCATCCCTgagaagctatatatatatatatatatatatatatatatatatatatatatatatatatatggctgtatttaaggATATATTTTGTGTTGCATTGTGAGATACCCAAGCCAGTTCCCAAATCTAACAAATGAAACTGAAATCTTTATATTTTGCTACAGACACCTCTGTTAATAATACAGTGCAGCACCAAAGACATAATGGCACTAAAGATTGTAAACAGCCTGAAAAAGAGCAGAACTCCAGAGTACATACCATTGCTATCCCCATCGCCGTAGGTTTGGTCATCGTACTTCTTGTTGTAGTGGTCTTTGTACAGCGGCAACTGGTAAGATTCATATTATTCTAGTTTAAAATGGGTTTCTACTAAGCTAAAATCTGTACCATTTGTGTGTGTACTGGGGGGATGTAGAAAATAACATTATGACAAATAAGGTGCATTACAAGAACATTAAGCCCCAGTTAAATTAATTTGGATCTGTGTAGCACCAGTTGAAGGTCTTTATAAAGAATAAAAGTTCATTTTGGAAACTTTTTTGCCCGGTTTTATAATCGTGATAATCGTAAATTATTATAGTGACCATTTTAATTATATACTCTACAGAAGAACTTCCCTGAGCATATATGTTATCAGTTGTTTTTAGCTGATGTTCAAAAAATGAATTTGCCAAAGGGTTCTCCATTCAGAAGCCATTCTACCCTTCACCCTAGGTGCAAAACTATGCAGACTCTGCGACTGCTGGGTGGACCCATGTGGTATAGGTGCCCCAGTGGGCCACTTACTGATAAGTACTGTGCACCAGaaacattttaccaggggtgtgtagactttttatatccactgtatatatatatatatatatatacaagaacaaacaggagcacacccttcaagcaaatgccctcggtgctggtcaaaaaattcaatagacagacagagtaccgcacacatagggactttatgaaaaaacaaaaagggtttattgaaaaagatccgacgtttcgagcaccaaactgtgctcttcctcagggacaaaccaaaagacaaaatACATACATACCCCTTAAATACCCTAGTGTACAAAAACGGCGCCAAAATGTGCAAGCTGTCGCCATAGTAACCCATATAAACAAATAGCATGTAGCAATACTCAAAGTGAAAAACACAAGTGAACAATCAAATGGACATAGTTAAATATAAAACTAGTTACTAGAAGAAAAAGCAGACAGAAGGGAATGATACAAATAAGATACATGTGGCCGATGTTCACAGTGAAAGTATCGAGTTAAATAGGATACAAAGTTGCAGAACGGTGAAGTAAGAAAGTTATCAGAGAAAGATCGCTGTTGAGCAAAGGAGTTAATGCCGTCCAACACACTATCGTTATCTCAGTGGTTTGAGACGTCATcatttttcataaagtccctatgtgtgcggtactctgtctgtctatatatatatgtatatatatatatatgtgtgtatatatctataaatattgcccttttacattttccCCTTGagcgc
The sequence above is a segment of the Xenopus tropicalis strain Nigerian chromosome 7, UCB_Xtro_10.0, whole genome shotgun sequence genome. Coding sequences within it:
- the flt3lg gene encoding fms-related tyrosine kinase 3 ligand isoform X1, producing MSFCHEAHCTICGLCYMTPRAASVVLLLLVIKTCLGCNFTEHSPISSTFDDTIKKLLKYLPWDYNVSVIANLQPHSQCSDLWMVYFLRKELVRIEGVSGERLKEQVADMRGEMEFIQTECHFNVSEDCRMQKKNVTDFLGIMSSTMNHMAAGNRIKADFSSCAMILCKKDTSVNNTVQHQRHNGTKDCKQPEKEQNSRVHTIAIPIAVGLVIVLLVVVVFVQRQLCCNKITDQRTEESREGQRVSSCKGLE
- the flt3lg gene encoding fms-related tyrosine kinase 3 ligand isoform X2 gives rise to the protein MYNIDWKRIWRLGWAYGTLLKYLPWDYNVSVIANLQPHSQCSDLWMVYFLRKELVRIEGVSGERLKEQVADMRGEMEFIQTECHFNVSEDCRMQKKNVTDFLGIMSSTMNHMAAGNRIKADFSSCAMILCKKDTSVNNTVQHQRHNGTKDCKQPEKEQNSRVHTIAIPIAVGLVIVLLVVVVFVQRQLCCNKITDQRTEESREGQRVSSCKGLE